The window CGTTCTACAAATCCGGATGGCAAAAGCTGTTCCGTTCCCCAGCGCCCCCTTTTTACCCAGATACTGCCCGTTTTCAAAATATCATGAGGGTGCATGCACAGGGAACCTTCATTCCAGCTGTAGTCATCGATCTGCAGCGGCTCAAAAAGGAACTCCTCTGCAGCCATGCCCTGGGTGGTGCCGGTTTGTTCCTGCATCAGGGTGTCAAATCTATCAACAAGCTGCTCCTGCAGATGTGCGCCGCCCGGAGAATTGGCTGATATCAAAGCTAAAGAAGAACCCGCTTCTTCAGGCGGAAATATTTCTTCCAGGGGTATAGGTTTGAAGGGAACGCCATACTCATCTGTATAAACGCTTCCCAGCAAAACGCCAACATAAGGCGGGAAAAGCGGTCCGGTACATACAAAAGCAGCAAAATCTTTATTAAAATACTCCTCCAGCACCAGCTTTTCCTGCTGCATGACCACGAGCCCTGCAGGAGCTTTTGTACTTAAACGGGTAACAAACGCCTCTGCCAGCTCTTCTTTTTTGAGCCGGGCAACGGGTAATCCATTTTCTTCGGTAACCGGAGGTCTGTACAGGTAAGGCGTGGGTGAAATCTCTTCCAGCTGTGGTTCCAGCTGTTCCGTTTGATCGGAAGAACAAGAAACAATAAGATAAATAAGTAGAGAGCAGGCTGCTAAAGTTACAGATTTCATAGAGAAAAAATACCCACAAAGGCCCCTGTAAGGGTTTTATCAAACCTCTTTAAGACACGTTTTGAGCTGCCATTCCGGGGCAACCCTCCACTGTTAACATTCCGAAAGATTCGGAATGACCCTAAGCAAGCTTAGGATTGAGGCCCGGTTTTTCCAGTTGGCTTCACTCGTTATTAGTATAATTGTTAGGTTTGAAAAACGTAAAGGGCCAATGTGGGCTATGTTCTGTTTCTGTGAATCCTAAGACTCTACAAAGGTAAATACATTATCGATAAAAATAATTTCCAATCAGGAAGATTTTATTCTAACAAGCCGGGCCAGTGTAGGTTTTTTTTATGTATTTCCTTGAATTTCGACAACAGGGAATCTTTTTTTACTTCTTTATCGTCGGTTAATTAATATTTTTGCACATTAGTAGCTGTGCCCCATTCCATGAGTAAGAATACCTTTTTTACAGTAGGTCCCTCTGAACTGTACTTCTCTGTTGAGATGCACATGAAAGAGGCGCTCCGCAAGCAGATTCCATCTATGAGCCATCGTGGCACTTCCTTCCAGAACCTGTACCGGCATGCTGCCGGGCATCTGCGAGAGTTGCTGCAGCTACCGGAAAGTTACTATGTACTCTTTATTAATTCAGGAACCGAGGCCTGGGAGCGCATTTTGCAGAGCTGTGTGGAAAAAAAATCCTGCCACCTGGTGAATGGTGCTTTCTCTAAAAGATTTGCCCTTACCGCTCAGGAGCTGGGACTTGAAACTGAAATTATTGAAACTCCCGACGGGCAGTGCATTGATCCGAAAAATATGCTGCTCTCTAACGACAGCGAATTAATTGCCCTAACTTATAATGAAACCAGTACCGGAGTTATGCAGCCGGTGAGTGATATTACCGATATCAGAAGAGGTTTCGAAAATTCTATCCTGGCAGTAGATGTGGTATCAGCGGCTCCTTACATCACTTTTAACATAGAGGATGTAGACAGCCTGTTCTTTTCCGTACAGAAAGGTTTTGGCCTGCCTGCCGGTCTTGGCGTATTGATTGTAAATGAAAAATGCCTCTCTAAAGCTGTCCGGAAGCAGGAGAGCGGTAAAAGCCTGGGCAGCTACCACAGCCTGCCAAGTCTTATTGAGAAGGCTGAAAAGTATGAGACCCCTGCCACCCCAAATGTGCTTGGCATTTACCTGCTGGGAAAAGTGGCAGAAGAAATGAATAAGAAAGGCATAGACCAGATCAGGCGGGAAACAGACCAGAAAGCAGCCATTATTTACCAGGCGCTGGAAGATTGCAACTACCTGAAACTTTTTGTAGAAAAAAAGGCATGCCGCAGCAAAACAACCATTGTAGCAGAGCTGCACGACACAGCAGATAGTAAACCGCTGATGGATTATTTATCTGCCAAGTATATGAAGGTGAGCAGCGGCTATGGAAAACACAAAGATAAACATATTCGCATTGCCAATTTCCCCGCCCTTTCAAAAGAACAAATGGAGCGCCTGGCCGATGCGCTTGTGGCCTTCAAAAAAGTAGAAGTGTAACCCCTCCTTTCTCCCATCTGCATGTACCCCATAAAAAGGATTCTGATAGCCCTTGATCTTACGCAAATGGATGCTACCCTCATCCATTTTGCTGCTTTCATTGTTAACAACACAGCCGCTGAAAGGCTTTACTTTGTAAATGTCATACGTAATTTTCACATCCCGGAGAGTGTGCTGAAGGAATTTCCCGGTTTGATTGATACAGCTATTGGTGAGCGAAAAGAAAAGATGAAAGCCGTTGTGGAGGAGAATTTTAAAGTAGAGGAGACAAGGCTAAAACAACTTAAGATCCAGTTTATAGTGAAGGATGGAGCACCTGCTAAAAAATTACTGCAGGTGGCACAGGATTCAGAAATTGATTTGATTATTGCAGGCCGTAAAGTTAGCCTGGAGGGCGGCGGCGTACTGGTACAGCGATTAGCCCGCAGAGCAGCCTGTAACCTGCTG of the Flammeovirgaceae bacterium 311 genome contains:
- a CDS encoding beta-lactamase (COG1680 Beta-lactamase class C and other penicillin binding proteins), coding for MKSVTLAACSLLIYLIVSCSSDQTEQLEPQLEEISPTPYLYRPPVTEENGLPVARLKKEELAEAFVTRLSTKAPAGLVVMQQEKLVLEEYFNKDFAAFVCTGPLFPPYVGVLLGSVYTDEYGVPFKPIPLEEIFPPEEAGSSLALISANSPGGAHLQEQLVDRFDTLMQEQTGTTQGMAAEEFLFEPLQIDDYSWNEGSLCMHPHDILKTGSIWVKRGRWGTEQLLPSGFVERVLAPAYSSSTHPGAKAFGWQYYRLVAKGRKQPVLYWQYQEVHLFLLPEIEAVVLLQGKPGLMPDAWNWMQQFLIPSLVP
- a CDS encoding serine-pyruvate aminotransferase/archaeal aspartate aminotransferase (COG1932 Phosphoserine aminotransferase), whose protein sequence is MSKNTFFTVGPSELYFSVEMHMKEALRKQIPSMSHRGTSFQNLYRHAAGHLRELLQLPESYYVLFINSGTEAWERILQSCVEKKSCHLVNGAFSKRFALTAQELGLETEIIETPDGQCIDPKNMLLSNDSELIALTYNETSTGVMQPVSDITDIRRGFENSILAVDVVSAAPYITFNIEDVDSLFFSVQKGFGLPAGLGVLIVNEKCLSKAVRKQESGKSLGSYHSLPSLIEKAEKYETPATPNVLGIYLLGKVAEEMNKKGIDQIRRETDQKAAIIYQALEDCNYLKLFVEKKACRSKTTIVAELHDTADSKPLMDYLSAKYMKVSSGYGKHKDKHIRIANFPALSKEQMERLADALVAFKKVEV